One window of Lepeophtheirus salmonis chromosome Z, UVic_Lsal_1.4, whole genome shotgun sequence genomic DNA carries:
- the LOC121130063 gene encoding BTB/POZ domain-containing protein 3 isoform X1, which produces MLKECPKEIPAHKFILCIGSPVFETMFKGTFKESVMERVHIEIPDVEPDTFEALLAYLYLDKISLNENIVFEVLYCSKKYMLPFLTKECITYLGSIVKPHNAILFMSKTRVYDCPEFWDICWDIISDDPDLCYGAYSFFNIDFSTLNNVLSRKQLERSEIVVFDAALRWATHRLNTKGEINEEEDPGILASKKRKVLGIAFNYISFEKMSAKEIAEIVVPSSVLSSNELVNLFVNKAVIVPEVKLKSPSWRAQSFCLYSSKSEFAYSDYGSSSSSSFTFEVTSPVVMSGLTVLTNSYNVNITVQKNSLVCGTSSSGIKTNDTKQTFYPFPAPIRLDPNVQYTATVKSTNYFNNHLNYKMPQDSSLFKIISFSPNHGFISCINYDVYD; this is translated from the exons ATGTTAAAAGAGT GTCCCAAGGAAATTCCTGCGCATAAATTCATTTTGTGTATTGGAAGTCCAGTTTTCGAGACAATGTTCAAGGGTACATTTAAGGAGTCAGTGATGGAAAGGGTTCATATTGAAATTCCAGATGTGGAGCCTGATACTTTTGAGGCCCTTTTAGCATATCTCTACCTTGATAAGATTTCCTTGAATGAAAACATTGTATTTGAGGTCTTGTACTGCTCTAAAAAGTACATGTTGCCTTTTCTCACAAAGGAATGTATCACATATTTGGGCAGTATTGTAAAGCCACACAACGCCATTCTCTTCATGAGCAAAACACGAGTCTACGATTGTCCTGAGTTCTGGGATATATGTTGGGATATTATTTCAGATGATCCGGATTTGTGCTATGGagcttattcattttttaatatagatttctCTACGCTTAATAATGTTCTAAGTAGAAAACAGTTAGAGCGCTCAgaaattgttgtttttgatgCTGCTCTTAGATGGGCCACTCATCGATTGAACACCAAAGGtgaaataaatgaagaagaagatcctGGAATCTTGGCTTCTAAAAAACGAAAAGTGCTCGgaatagcatttaattacataagTTTTGAAAAGATGAGTGCCAAGGAAATAGCGGAGATTGTTGTACCATCCTCTGTCTTGAGTTCCAATGAGCTTGTcaacttatttgtaaataaagcaGTGATTGTTCCTGAAG TTAAATTAAAATCCCCATCTTGGAGAGCtcaaagtttttgtttatattcttcCAAGAGCGAGTTTGCTTATTCTGATTATGGTTCCTCATCATCATCAAGTTTTACTTTTGAAGTGACTAGTCCAGTCGTTATGTCTGGTCTCACTGTACTAACAAATTCGTATAATGTTAATATTACTGTTCAAAAGAATAGTTTGGTTTGTGGGACGTCATCTAGTGGTATAAAAACTAATGATACAAAGCAGACTTTCTATCCCTTTCCAGCTCCAATCAGACTTGATCCTAATGTACAATATACAGCCACTGTTaaatcaactaattattttaataatcatttaaactATAAGATGCCACAGGATTCTTccttatttaagataatttccTTTTCGCCAAATCATGGTTTTATATCATGCATAAATTATGATGTTTATGACTAA
- the LOC121130063 gene encoding uncharacterized protein isoform X5, protein MGKDYYQILDIGRDSSESEIKKAYRKLALKYHPDKNKSEEAEDKFKEIGEAYEVLSDEDKKRVYDMYGEDGLHSSRNGRGSRSSGGSTSVPQFHRNFSFHPSDPFELFRSFFGGVNGGSFEHHSLDPFGLHAGSPFSSASFMQHATPFSDSLFSRNNGDVKTTTYSSSDGSTVHITRTVIGNDGSVRREMRFRATSPPGSRGRPDGNAQPSKPSSHAPTTTTTPTVTPRRSNSLHRPSPSSSTSSRVRRAASTKRPVPDGRETTKTKGSSSTNSSNNNSLNSSTSSSKYRGTSRTSQQSPVSCPLCDLPFSRSEIQIHAATCEGSGEDISIVECPICNQKYPESVIQRHAASCGDEM, encoded by the exons atgggtAAAGATTACTACCAGATCCTGGATATTGGACGCGACTCCTCTGAGAGTGAAATCAAGAAGGCCTACCGGAAATTGGCTCTCAAATACCACCCGGATAAGAACAAATCGGAGGAGGCGGAAGATAAATTCAAGGAGATCGGCGAGGCTTACGAAGTACTGAGCGATGAGGACAAGAAGAGGGTCTACGACATGTATGGGGAGGATGGACTCCATTCCAGTCGAAATGGACGCGGATCTCGTAGTAGCGGAGGGTCGACGTCCGTTCCTCAATTCCATAGGAACTTTTCCTTTCACCCTTCGGACCCTTTTGAGCTTTTCAGATCTTTTTTTGGAGGTGTGAATGGAGGATCCTTTGAGCACCATTCCCTAGACCCCTTTGGCCTCCATGCCGGAAGTCCCTTCTCTTCTGCCTCTTTTATGCAGCACGCAACTCCCTTCTCAGACTCTCTCTTTTCGCGTAACAATGGGGATGTGAAAACCACGACGTATTCTTCCTCTGATGGAAGCACCGTTCACATCACACGCACTGTTATAGGAAATGATGGCTCCGTCCGAAGAGAAATGCGATTTCGTGCCACTTCTCCACCAGGATCTCGTGGACGACCTGATGGTAACGCGCAACCCAGTAAACCTAGTTCACATGCCCCCACTACTACTACAACCCCTACTGTAACTCCTAGACGCAGCAACTCTCTACATCGTCCATCTCCTTCATCATCTACATCCTCACGGGTACGTCGTGCTGCCTCTACGAAGAGACCCGTTCCTGACGGAAGGGAAACCACAAAGACAAAGGGCAGCTCTTCAACAAACAGCTCCAATAATAACTCTTTGAATAGTTCAACTTCCTCCTCCAAGTATCGAGGCACCAGTCGTACAAGCCAACAGTCTCCTGTCTCATGCCCCCTATGTGATTTACCATTTTCCCGCTCCGAAATTCAAATCCATGCAGCAACTTGTGAGGGCTCCGGAGAGGACATCTCTATTGTGGAATGCCCTATATGCAATCAAAAGTATCCCGAGTCCGTTATTCAGCGTCACGCCGCTTCATGTGGAGACGAA atgtAA
- the LOC121130063 gene encoding BTB/POZ domain-containing protein 3 isoform X2, which yields MHIGPKEIPAHKFILCIGSPVFETMFKGTFKESVMERVHIEIPDVEPDTFEALLAYLYLDKISLNENIVFEVLYCSKKYMLPFLTKECITYLGSIVKPHNAILFMSKTRVYDCPEFWDICWDIISDDPDLCYGAYSFFNIDFSTLNNVLSRKQLERSEIVVFDAALRWATHRLNTKGEINEEEDPGILASKKRKVLGIAFNYISFEKMSAKEIAEIVVPSSVLSSNELVNLFVNKAVIVPEVKLKSPSWRAQSFCLYSSKSEFAYSDYGSSSSSSFTFEVTSPVVMSGLTVLTNSYNVNITVQKNSLVCGTSSSGIKTNDTKQTFYPFPAPIRLDPNVQYTATVKSTNYFNNHLNYKMPQDSSLFKIISFSPNHGFISCINYDVYD from the exons ATGCATATTG GTCCCAAGGAAATTCCTGCGCATAAATTCATTTTGTGTATTGGAAGTCCAGTTTTCGAGACAATGTTCAAGGGTACATTTAAGGAGTCAGTGATGGAAAGGGTTCATATTGAAATTCCAGATGTGGAGCCTGATACTTTTGAGGCCCTTTTAGCATATCTCTACCTTGATAAGATTTCCTTGAATGAAAACATTGTATTTGAGGTCTTGTACTGCTCTAAAAAGTACATGTTGCCTTTTCTCACAAAGGAATGTATCACATATTTGGGCAGTATTGTAAAGCCACACAACGCCATTCTCTTCATGAGCAAAACACGAGTCTACGATTGTCCTGAGTTCTGGGATATATGTTGGGATATTATTTCAGATGATCCGGATTTGTGCTATGGagcttattcattttttaatatagatttctCTACGCTTAATAATGTTCTAAGTAGAAAACAGTTAGAGCGCTCAgaaattgttgtttttgatgCTGCTCTTAGATGGGCCACTCATCGATTGAACACCAAAGGtgaaataaatgaagaagaagatcctGGAATCTTGGCTTCTAAAAAACGAAAAGTGCTCGgaatagcatttaattacataagTTTTGAAAAGATGAGTGCCAAGGAAATAGCGGAGATTGTTGTACCATCCTCTGTCTTGAGTTCCAATGAGCTTGTcaacttatttgtaaataaagcaGTGATTGTTCCTGAAG TTAAATTAAAATCCCCATCTTGGAGAGCtcaaagtttttgtttatattcttcCAAGAGCGAGTTTGCTTATTCTGATTATGGTTCCTCATCATCATCAAGTTTTACTTTTGAAGTGACTAGTCCAGTCGTTATGTCTGGTCTCACTGTACTAACAAATTCGTATAATGTTAATATTACTGTTCAAAAGAATAGTTTGGTTTGTGGGACGTCATCTAGTGGTATAAAAACTAATGATACAAAGCAGACTTTCTATCCCTTTCCAGCTCCAATCAGACTTGATCCTAATGTACAATATACAGCCACTGTTaaatcaactaattattttaataatcatttaaactATAAGATGCCACAGGATTCTTccttatttaagataatttccTTTTCGCCAAATCATGGTTTTATATCATGCATAAATTATGATGTTTATGACTAA
- the LOC121130063 gene encoding uncharacterized protein isoform X3, translated as MGKDYYQILDIGRDSSESEIKKAYRKLALKYHPDKNKSEEAEDKFKEIGEAYEVLSDEDKKRVYDMYGEDGLHSSRNGRGSRSSGGSTSVPQFHRNFSFHPSDPFELFRSFFGGVNGGSFEHHSLDPFGLHAGSPFSSASFMQHATPFSDSLFSRNNGDVKTTTYSSSDGSTVHITRTVIGNDGSVRREMRFRATSPPGSRGRPDGNAQPSKPSSHAPTTTTTPTVTPRRSNSLHRPSPSSSTSSRVRRAASTKRPVPDGRETTKTKGSSSTNSSNNNSLNSSTSSSKYRGTSRTSQQSPVSCPLCDLPFSRSEIQIHAATCEGSGEDISIVECPICNQKYPESVIQRHAASCGDEVYVCNVPPHEAAS; from the exons atgggtAAAGATTACTACCAGATCCTGGATATTGGACGCGACTCCTCTGAGAGTGAAATCAAGAAGGCCTACCGGAAATTGGCTCTCAAATACCACCCGGATAAGAACAAATCGGAGGAGGCGGAAGATAAATTCAAGGAGATCGGCGAGGCTTACGAAGTACTGAGCGATGAGGACAAGAAGAGGGTCTACGACATGTATGGGGAGGATGGACTCCATTCCAGTCGAAATGGACGCGGATCTCGTAGTAGCGGAGGGTCGACGTCCGTTCCTCAATTCCATAGGAACTTTTCCTTTCACCCTTCGGACCCTTTTGAGCTTTTCAGATCTTTTTTTGGAGGTGTGAATGGAGGATCCTTTGAGCACCATTCCCTAGACCCCTTTGGCCTCCATGCCGGAAGTCCCTTCTCTTCTGCCTCTTTTATGCAGCACGCAACTCCCTTCTCAGACTCTCTCTTTTCGCGTAACAATGGGGATGTGAAAACCACGACGTATTCTTCCTCTGATGGAAGCACCGTTCACATCACACGCACTGTTATAGGAAATGATGGCTCCGTCCGAAGAGAAATGCGATTTCGTGCCACTTCTCCACCAGGATCTCGTGGACGACCTGATGGTAACGCGCAACCCAGTAAACCTAGTTCACATGCCCCCACTACTACTACAACCCCTACTGTAACTCCTAGACGCAGCAACTCTCTACATCGTCCATCTCCTTCATCATCTACATCCTCACGGGTACGTCGTGCTGCCTCTACGAAGAGACCCGTTCCTGACGGAAGGGAAACCACAAAGACAAAGGGCAGCTCTTCAACAAACAGCTCCAATAATAACTCTTTGAATAGTTCAACTTCCTCCTCCAAGTATCGAGGCACCAGTCGTACAAGCCAACAGTCTCCTGTCTCATGCCCCCTATGTGATTTACCATTTTCCCGCTCCGAAATTCAAATCCATGCAGCAACTTGTGAGGGCTCCGGAGAGGACATCTCTATTGTGGAATGCCCTATATGCAATCAAAAGTATCCCGAGTCCGTTATTCAGCGTCACGCCGCTTCATGTGGAGACGAAGTATATgt atgtAATGTTCCTCCGCATGAAGCTGCTAGCTAG
- the LOC121130141 gene encoding uncharacterized protein, producing the protein MLLCHNGNHGKDIVTFMDETRRRRMFEDVKIICKDSAVLWAHAAVLGCLSPFLKSLLIVDSPEEDSSKTLVLPDVHSSVMKKTLEALYKGNVTLQKSLVDPILNVLQLLKCETPCTELKESPPPLPPSHFHPSTLFVQTLGEEKSLNKCVMCSKTFLHPQNLKIHLQSHLGLQVQLKKCFSCKRVFGRNLEYELHMTSHRYWQKLKHRFLHKCLSSSTSSKIYNLRNKLIKRSISILLKISQRRQLQLKETSNKESEPSTILFPCPTEPVVEKKKLKLKIKNLNSPKVSEAPDSTWCKICRRFYADVRGLKKHYRRVHSSHLSNTVELRNKSNTKSHIVKRSPLSNRDIDLTCPTCDKVFIAYSIFQRHLKTSHHGNLRNVLQNRPPPPPTPHMNKILQPTIIVRGKETPKYECHLCKQVFLRVKDLAKHRAKMCSAWVN; encoded by the exons ATGTTGCTTTGTCACAATGGGAATCATGGGAAGGATATCGTTACTTTTATGGACGAGACTCGTCGGAGGCGGATGTTTGAGGATGTGAAAATCATTTGTAAGGACTCTGCGGTGTTATGGGCCCATGCGGCGGTTCTTGGATGTCTTTCCCCATTTTTAAAGAGCCTTTTAATCGTGGACTCTCCAGAGGAGGACTCTTCAAAGACCCTTGTTCTTCCCGACGTTCATTCCTCCGTCATGAAAAAGACTCTGGAGGCACTCTACAAGGGGAACGTGACTCTACAGAAATCCCTAGTCGACCCCATTTTAAATGTGCTCCAACTTCTAAAGTGTGAAACTCCGTGTACGGAACTCAAAGAGTCCCCGCCGCCCCTGCCTCCCTCCCATTTCCATCCTTCTACTCTATTCGTTCAAACACTTGG ggaagaaaaaagtttgaacaaGTGTGTTATGTGTTCCAAAACATTTCTACATCCtcagaatttaaaaattcatctaCAATCACATTTAGGATTACAAGTGCAATTAAAGAAATGCTTTTCGTGTAAAAG agtttTTGGTCGCAACTTGGAATATGAACTGCACATGACCTCACATAGATACTGGCAAAAATTGAAACATCGTTTCCTTCATAAGTGTCTAAGTTCTAGTACTTCAAGCAAAATATATAACCTCAGAAACAAACTCATTAAGCGCTCCATATCCATCTTACTAAAAATAAGTCAACGGAGGCAGCTTCAATTGAAAGAAACTTCTAATAAGGAATCAGAGCCATCGACAATTCTTTTCCCTTGTCCGACAGAGCCGGtggtagaaaagaaaaaattgaagttgaaaataaaaaatctaaactCTCCTAAAGTATCAGAGGCTCCAGATTCCACGTGGTGTAAAATATGTCGCCGATTTTACGCGGATGTTCGAGGGTTAAAGAAGCATTATCGACGTGTTCACTCCTCTCATCTATCGAACACTGTGGAACTCAGGAACAAGTCAAACACCAAATCGCATATTGTAAAAAGAAGTCCACTCTCAAATCGGGATATAGATTTGACTTGTCCCACGTGTGATAAAGTCTTTATAGCTTATTCTATATTTCAAAGGCATTTAAAGACCTCTCATCATGGTAATCTGAGAAATGTTTTGCAGAATCGACCTCCTCCCCCTCCAACCCCCCATATGAATAAAATCCTACAACCCACAATTATAGTGAGAGGGAAAGAAACTCCCAAGTATGAGTGCCATTTATGTAAACAAGTATTTTTGAGGGTTAAAGATCTTGCAAAACACAGAGCCAAAATGTGCTCCGCCTGGGTGAATTAA
- the LOC121130063 gene encoding BTB/POZ domain-containing protein 3 isoform X4, with product MFKGTFKESVMERVHIEIPDVEPDTFEALLAYLYLDKISLNENIVFEVLYCSKKYMLPFLTKECITYLGSIVKPHNAILFMSKTRVYDCPEFWDICWDIISDDPDLCYGAYSFFNIDFSTLNNVLSRKQLERSEIVVFDAALRWATHRLNTKGEINEEEDPGILASKKRKVLGIAFNYISFEKMSAKEIAEIVVPSSVLSSNELVNLFVNKAVIVPEVKLKSPSWRAQSFCLYSSKSEFAYSDYGSSSSSSFTFEVTSPVVMSGLTVLTNSYNVNITVQKNSLVCGTSSSGIKTNDTKQTFYPFPAPIRLDPNVQYTATVKSTNYFNNHLNYKMPQDSSLFKIISFSPNHGFISCINYDVYD from the exons ATGTTCAAGGGTACATTTAAGGAGTCAGTGATGGAAAGGGTTCATATTGAAATTCCAGATGTGGAGCCTGATACTTTTGAGGCCCTTTTAGCATATCTCTACCTTGATAAGATTTCCTTGAATGAAAACATTGTATTTGAGGTCTTGTACTGCTCTAAAAAGTACATGTTGCCTTTTCTCACAAAGGAATGTATCACATATTTGGGCAGTATTGTAAAGCCACACAACGCCATTCTCTTCATGAGCAAAACACGAGTCTACGATTGTCCTGAGTTCTGGGATATATGTTGGGATATTATTTCAGATGATCCGGATTTGTGCTATGGagcttattcattttttaatatagatttctCTACGCTTAATAATGTTCTAAGTAGAAAACAGTTAGAGCGCTCAgaaattgttgtttttgatgCTGCTCTTAGATGGGCCACTCATCGATTGAACACCAAAGGtgaaataaatgaagaagaagatcctGGAATCTTGGCTTCTAAAAAACGAAAAGTGCTCGgaatagcatttaattacataagTTTTGAAAAGATGAGTGCCAAGGAAATAGCGGAGATTGTTGTACCATCCTCTGTCTTGAGTTCCAATGAGCTTGTcaacttatttgtaaataaagcaGTGATTGTTCCTGAAG TTAAATTAAAATCCCCATCTTGGAGAGCtcaaagtttttgtttatattcttcCAAGAGCGAGTTTGCTTATTCTGATTATGGTTCCTCATCATCATCAAGTTTTACTTTTGAAGTGACTAGTCCAGTCGTTATGTCTGGTCTCACTGTACTAACAAATTCGTATAATGTTAATATTACTGTTCAAAAGAATAGTTTGGTTTGTGGGACGTCATCTAGTGGTATAAAAACTAATGATACAAAGCAGACTTTCTATCCCTTTCCAGCTCCAATCAGACTTGATCCTAATGTACAATATACAGCCACTGTTaaatcaactaattattttaataatcatttaaactATAAGATGCCACAGGATTCTTccttatttaagataatttccTTTTCGCCAAATCATGGTTTTATATCATGCATAAATTATGATGTTTATGACTAA